A stretch of the Haloarcula ordinaria genome encodes the following:
- a CDS encoding site-specific integrase yields MRIEATDGNEHKVWLTDSEIEDLRRATNSQRDDLVIQLGAFVGLRAFEMPQVRPVDVKQTESGQYRLRVEAGKDTSGKGGKPRDAYLPDSVERDLQRFQNERNIAPKDPFIDLSQPGVRAVIRRTAQRAARETGDEDFEKVSTHDLRRRFAQRLLVDQQMNPRVVMAVGGWDSFAAIEPYLNAPSEDVIDDAFVEVGL; encoded by the coding sequence ATGCGAATCGAAGCGACAGACGGGAACGAACACAAGGTCTGGCTCACCGACAGCGAGATCGAAGACCTCCGACGCGCCACCAACAGTCAGCGCGACGACCTCGTCATCCAGCTGGGCGCGTTCGTCGGCCTCCGCGCCTTCGAGATGCCCCAGGTCCGCCCCGTCGACGTGAAGCAAACCGAGAGCGGCCAGTACCGCCTCCGCGTCGAAGCCGGCAAGGACACCAGCGGGAAGGGTGGAAAGCCACGCGACGCCTACCTCCCCGACAGCGTCGAGCGCGACCTTCAACGGTTCCAGAACGAGCGCAACATCGCTCCGAAAGACCCCTTTATCGATCTGTCCCAACCAGGTGTCCGCGCCGTGATCCGCCGGACTGCCCAACGGGCAGCTCGGGAGACTGGTGACGAGGACTTCGAGAAGGTGAGCACGCACGATCTCCGCCGTCGGTTCGCCCAGCGCCTCCTAGTCGACCAGCAAATGAACCCGCGCGTCGTGATGGCTGTCGGCGGCTGGGACAGTTTCGCCGCCATCGAACCCTATCTGAACGCTCCGAGCGAGGACGTCATCGATGACGCGTTCGTAGAAGTAGGGCTGTAG
- a CDS encoding type IV pilin N-terminal domain-containing protein, whose product MRSEDAVSSVISVVLMVGIVVILGAVVSVFALGIGESVDSTAPSATFEFEVQANGDVQVTHASGDSFDGDQLRFAGAALEKTSVGSINEWSGGDVTAGDSATVNAKGGDTLRLIWQSPKDDTTGTIAQYDVPNSANPQASIGGFGYPASHDARINGKVTIKNLQFSRAHDDRVYVTVEDEPAGGVPQQRGTSIRRGMI is encoded by the coding sequence ATGAGGTCCGAGGATGCCGTCTCGTCAGTCATTTCGGTCGTCCTGATGGTGGGTATCGTGGTGATACTGGGGGCTGTCGTCTCTGTGTTCGCGCTGGGAATCGGAGAGAGCGTAGATAGTACCGCTCCAAGTGCGACGTTTGAGTTTGAGGTGCAAGCCAATGGTGACGTTCAGGTGACCCACGCAAGCGGTGACTCGTTTGACGGCGACCAGTTGCGGTTCGCGGGAGCCGCACTCGAAAAAACGTCGGTCGGTAGTATCAACGAATGGAGTGGGGGTGATGTCACCGCGGGCGACTCAGCGACGGTCAATGCCAAAGGCGGCGATACCCTACGGCTCATCTGGCAATCCCCGAAGGATGATACGACCGGAACAATCGCACAGTACGACGTGCCGAATAGCGCTAACCCACAGGCCTCAATCGGGGGTTTTGGATATCCAGCCTCGCACGATGCTCGGATAAATGGAAAAGTCACGATTAAGAACCTCCAATTCAGCCGGGCTCACGACGACCGTGTCTACGTCACTGTGGAAGACGAGCCGGCCGGTGGAGTACCTCAGCAGCGCGGTACTTCGATTCGTCGGGGGATGATTTGA
- a CDS encoding IS6 family transposase, giving the protein MPKISRLSGCRDWIDLDFVERERTPEPAMALGIKSHVAGLSLSDTVELLEDLGVQRSRKAIHDWVQKADLQPESGKSPNQIALDETVIRINDQQFWLYAAADPQSNELLHVRLFATTTTTLTEIFLHELRQKHDVETAVFLVDGAQHLQTALSRAGFRFQMRRHGNRNAVERIFREFKRRTSSFSNCFSHVDPETAENWLQTFARWHNAPN; this is encoded by the coding sequence ATGCCAAAAATCAGCCGCCTCAGCGGATGTAGAGACTGGATTGATTTGGATTTTGTGGAGCGCGAGCGGACACCCGAGCCGGCGATGGCGCTGGGTATCAAATCGCACGTTGCGGGACTCTCGCTGTCGGATACCGTCGAATTACTCGAAGATCTGGGTGTCCAACGATCGCGGAAAGCAATCCACGATTGGGTTCAGAAAGCCGATTTACAGCCCGAATCCGGTAAATCACCGAATCAGATTGCGCTTGACGAAACCGTGATTCGGATCAACGATCAGCAATTCTGGCTGTACGCCGCCGCCGATCCGCAGTCGAACGAACTGCTTCACGTCCGGCTCTTTGCGACGACTACGACCACCCTCACGGAAATTTTCTTGCACGAACTTCGGCAAAAACACGATGTCGAAACTGCTGTCTTTCTCGTCGATGGCGCTCAACACCTCCAAACTGCGCTCTCTCGAGCGGGATTCCGATTTCAGATGCGGCGCCACGGAAATCGGAACGCTGTCGAACGAATTTTTCGAGAGTTCAAGCGTCGAACCTCGTCGTTTTCAAACTGTTTCAGTCACGTCGACCCCGAAACAGCCGAAAATTGGTTGCAGACCTTCGCTCGCTGGCACAATGCTCCAAACTAA
- a CDS encoding IS5 family transposase translates to MNEAKSPPPKGWRLRQYAVVSLHCLRVYLEKSYREALDLLSEMPQILAEIGLDAADLPDHSTLSSGLIESRQHSGECCCASRRSCDPSGHAAIDATFFDREHASKHYCRRTNYRVKTLKAAALVDTENQAILDVHCTTEKRHDTQLGWQVALRNAGDLASLAADKGYDWMDLREKLREEGVRPLIKHREFRHIDHAHNARIDGARYRQRAMCETVFSTIKRTLGDAVRARTWYGEFRELVLMCAVHNIKQALKP, encoded by the coding sequence GTGAACGAGGCGAAGTCGCCGCCCCCGAAGGGGTGGCGGCTTCGCCAGTATGCGGTGGTGTCGCTGCACTGTCTGCGGGTTTACCTGGAGAAATCCTACCGAGAAGCACTCGATTTGCTGAGCGAGATGCCACAAATACTCGCGGAGATCGGCCTTGACGCGGCCGATCTCCCCGACCACTCCACGCTATCAAGTGGTTTGATAGAATCAAGACAGCACTCTGGCGAGTGCTGCTGCGCCTCTCGGCGCAGCTGCGACCCGAGCGGTCACGCCGCCATCGACGCGACGTTCTTCGACCGCGAACACGCGAGCAAACACTACTGCCGTCGGACGAATTACCGCGTCAAGACGCTCAAAGCTGCAGCTCTCGTCGACACAGAAAACCAAGCCATTCTGGACGTTCACTGTACGACTGAGAAACGCCACGACACACAACTCGGCTGGCAGGTCGCCCTCCGCAACGCGGGCGACCTCGCCAGCCTCGCTGCCGACAAAGGCTACGATTGGATGGATTTACGCGAGAAACTCCGCGAAGAGGGCGTAAGACCACTGATCAAACATCGTGAGTTCCGGCACATCGATCACGCGCACAACGCGCGGATCGATGGGGCTCGCTACCGGCAACGAGCGATGTGTGAGACCGTCTTCTCGACGATCAAGCGCACACTCGGCGACGCCGTGCGTGCGAGAACCTGGTACGGTGAATTCCGAGAACTCGTCCTGATGTGTGCGGTTCACAACATCAAGCAGGCACTCAAACCGTGA